Proteins encoded together in one Festucalex cinctus isolate MCC-2025b chromosome 8, RoL_Fcin_1.0, whole genome shotgun sequence window:
- the cyc1 gene encoding cytochrome c1, heme protein, mitochondrial — protein sequence MAALRVAVLSGSGRALLRTPKTITTPKANMSFSSLPRGQKVALTTLAAVGAGAAGLALALHRSVKASDLELHPPNYPWSHGGLLSALDHASVRRGYQVYKQVCSACHSMEYLAFRNLVGVSHTEEEVKAIAEEVEVVDGPDETGEMFTRPGKLSDYFPKPYANPEAARAANNGALPPDLSYIVNARHGGEDYVFSLLTGYCEPPAGVEVREGLYYNPYFAGQAIGMAPPIYNEILEYDDGTPATMSQVAKDVCTFLRWAAEPEHDQRKRMGLKLLMGSAILVPLLYYMKRHRWAVLKSRKIAYRPPK from the exons ATGGCGGCGTTACGAGTCGCGGTGCTCTCGGGCAGCGGGAGAGCCCTCCTGCGAACCCCGAAAACCATCACGACGCCAAAG GCCAACATGTCCTTCAGCAGCCTGCCAcgcggccagaaggtggcgctgACCACGCTGGCCGCGGTGGGCGCTGGCGCCGCCGGCCTGGCGCTGGCGCTGCACCGGTCCGTCAAAGCCTCCGACCTGGAGCTCCACCCACCCAACTACCCCTGGAGCCACGGCGGGCTGCTGTCGGCCTTGGACCACGCCAG cGTCCGCCGTGGCTACCAGGTGTACAAGCAGGTGTGCTCGGCGTGCCACAGCATGGAGTACCTGGCCTTCCGCAACCTGGTGGGAGTGTCGCACACCGAGGAGGAAGTCAAGGCCATCGCCGAGGAG GTCGAGGTGGTGGACGGCCCGGACGAGACGGGCGAGATGTTCACCCGGCCCGGCAAGCTGTCCGACTACTTCCCCAAGCCCTACGCCAACCCGGAGGCGGCCCGCGCCGCCAACAACGGCGCTCTGCCGCCCGACCTCAGCTACATCGTCAACGCCAG GCACGGCGGCGAGGACTACGTGTTCAGCCTGCTGACGGGCTACTGCGAGCCCCCCGCCGGAGTGGAGGTCAGGGAGGGTCTCTACTACAACCCCTACTTCGCCGGACAGGCCATCGGCATGGCGCCGCCTATCTACAACGAGATTCTGGAGTACGATGACG GGACCCCCGCCACCATGAGCCAGGTGGCCAAAGACGTGTGCACCTTCCTGAGGTGGGCGGCAGAGCCCGAGCACGACCAGCGCAAGCGCATGGGACTCAAG ctGTTGATGGGCTCCGCCATCCTGGTGCCGCTGCTGTACTACATGAAACGACACAGGTGGGCCGTACTCAAGAGCAGGAAGATTGCCTACAGGCCGCCCAAATAA